In Methylomonas sp. ZR1, one DNA window encodes the following:
- a CDS encoding FecR domain-containing protein, whose product MTENQPSADSDKPDAISEQAMTWFVRLRAESVAADERRLFQIWHQAAPAHREAYAEIAAFWEDADFHATLDAAKLSPQISLNSKPANSPRRRLGIAPGTKPLLAAAACLVIAALIYQPALSCWQADYCTAVGEIKTVQLGDGSQVTLNSGTALNVNMRNGQRYVQLARGEAFFEVQHDAQHPFQVDGRYSNTRVLGTRFVVKEDADSDTVSVVNGVVEVSRDRQNPATLNANDSVEVGARHQGEIRHQPADNATAWLKGSVSFDNVPLKKVIAEIGRYRRGSLIIRNQVLQDMKVSGRFDIRDTDKTLESLQQTLPIRIYRFTPWLVVIA is encoded by the coding sequence ATGACTGAAAACCAACCGTCCGCCGACTCTGATAAGCCCGATGCCATTAGCGAGCAGGCGATGACATGGTTTGTGAGGCTGCGTGCCGAGTCGGTAGCGGCAGACGAACGCCGGCTATTTCAAATCTGGCACCAAGCCGCCCCTGCTCACCGCGAGGCCTATGCCGAAATCGCTGCATTTTGGGAGGATGCCGATTTCCACGCCACGCTGGACGCCGCCAAGCTGTCGCCACAGATTTCGCTGAATAGTAAACCAGCCAACAGCCCAAGGCGGCGTTTAGGTATCGCCCCCGGCACCAAACCGTTGTTAGCCGCAGCCGCCTGTCTAGTCATCGCCGCGCTTATTTATCAGCCGGCATTAAGCTGCTGGCAGGCCGACTACTGCACCGCCGTCGGCGAAATAAAAACCGTACAGCTCGGCGACGGCAGCCAAGTCACTTTAAACTCCGGTACCGCGCTAAACGTTAACATGCGTAATGGCCAGCGCTATGTCCAGCTAGCCCGGGGCGAAGCGTTTTTTGAGGTGCAACACGACGCTCAACATCCTTTTCAGGTGGATGGCCGTTATAGCAACACGCGGGTATTGGGTACGCGTTTCGTGGTTAAGGAAGACGCCGACAGCGACACGGTCAGCGTGGTGAATGGGGTGGTGGAAGTCAGCCGGGATCGGCAAAATCCGGCCACATTGAACGCCAATGACAGCGTGGAGGTCGGCGCTCGCCACCAAGGCGAAATCCGCCACCAGCCCGCCGACAACGCCACGGCATGGTTAAAAGGCAGCGTCTCGTTCGATAATGTGCCGCTCAAGAAGGTGATTGCGGAAATTGGCCGCTATCGGCGCGGTAGCCTGATAATCCGCAATCAGGTATTGCAGGACATGAAAGTCAGCGGCCGCTTTGATATTCGCGACACCGATAAAACCCTGGAGTCGTTACAACAAACCCTGCCAATCCGGATTTACCGATTTACACCGTGGCTGGTGGTGATCGCTTGA
- a CDS encoding RNA polymerase sigma factor: protein MTPDISSLYRLHCKELLHHLLRIVKCPETAEDLLQESYLILARTANDTSIDHPRGFLYRTASNLAMDHLRHHKVVERHQEATRHLDEPQLAGVEAELADQQWRTLLHQTIYELPPRCRDAFILHKIHGLSYREVANFLDISESAVEKHILKGLMYCRKQLGSHFGRPYRTD from the coding sequence ATGACCCCGGACATCAGCTCGCTGTATCGACTGCATTGCAAGGAGCTGCTGCACCATTTGCTGCGGATAGTCAAATGCCCGGAAACCGCGGAAGATTTGCTGCAAGAAAGCTATCTGATCTTGGCCCGCACCGCCAACGATACCTCCATAGACCACCCGCGCGGATTTTTATACCGCACCGCCAGCAATCTGGCGATGGATCACCTGCGCCACCATAAAGTCGTCGAGCGTCATCAGGAAGCGACGCGGCATCTGGACGAGCCGCAACTGGCCGGAGTGGAAGCCGAATTAGCCGATCAGCAATGGCGGACCTTGTTGCACCAAACTATCTACGAATTGCCGCCGCGCTGCCGTGATGCATTTATCCTGCATAAAATTCATGGATTAAGCTACCGGGAAGTGGCTAATTTTCTGGATATTTCCGAGAGCGCCGTGGAGAAACACATCCTCAAAGGCTTAATGTATTGCCGCAAACAGCTAGGCAGTCATTTCGGCCGCCCGTATCGGACCGACTGA